The following nucleotide sequence is from Apium graveolens cultivar Ventura chromosome 4, ASM990537v1, whole genome shotgun sequence.
AGAGAGACGTATAAACTGTATTGGGCTTGAAAAGGTAGACCATTGCAGGTCGAATATACCTTAGATAACTCTGATCCAAAAATCTCAGGAGGCCTATACGATCTTGTAACAACATAACCCTGCAAGGTATGCCATGTAAGAAGATAGGACTTTACTAGAGTTCTAGATTATTTCTTATATATTGAAGGCAAATAATAtgtcaaaaattataattaacgTGTGCACGATATGAAAGACTGACCGTGTGGTGCCATTCTTTTGATGGCTCACTAAAGGCAACTCTAGATAGTCCAAAATCACATACTTTAATCAAGCCATTACGGTTTTCTAATATATTTCCCGGTTTAAGGTCTAGATGGTACACATTAGCTGAAACCAAACAAAAATAATGAGATTTAACATACAAAGTAGGCCAATATCCCCCTTGGCCTCCCTCCAAGGACCTTTTCAGGGTTTATCCAACACAAGATCAAATTAACAATATAAGCTCTAGACAAATTGAAATATAAAACTCTTGcacaaaaaaattgaaacatACATCAA
It contains:
- the LOC141716761 gene encoding mitogen-activated protein kinase 18-like isoform X2 — protein: MDSDLRKFIASIDNLTAKDYKSFMFQILHAVKFMHAANVYHLDLKPGNILENRNGLIKVCDFGLSRVAFSEPSKEWHHTGYVVTRSYRPPEIFGSELSKVAMIEAYLRANKMFMDYNEGFVVPK
- the LOC141716761 gene encoding mitogen-activated protein kinase 11-like isoform X3, giving the protein MDSDLRKFIASIDNLTAKDYKSFMFQILHAVKFMHAANVYHLDLKPGNILENRNGLIKVCDFGLSRVAFSEPSKEWHHTGYVVTRSYRPPEIFGSELSKGFVVPK